The Nostoc sp. NIES-3756 DNA window GATATCTAATATAACTTCGGTACGGTCAACTACCCGGATACCAATTTGCGCTTCTAGGTTGCGGACTTGGGAGGGTGAGAGGTCACGATCAAAGACCACCAGATTACATCCCAAGGTTTGGGCTGTAAGGGCGACTTCTTGGACTTTACCTTCCCCAATTACGGTTTGCGGATGAATACGCGATCGCTTTTGTTGTATTGTCTGTAATACATCTCCACCAGCCGTATCCACCAGCCGTGCCAATTCTGCCACGGTGTCGTGGAATTGTTGCAATGACATATTATCAGTCATCACACCTACAATTAACACGCGATCGTGGTCAGCATCTACTTCCTGGGCGACAAACTCCCGCCGGAACTCCTCTTCTAGTCCTTCCACTAGGTCAAGGAAATCTTGCTGTGCCAGATCATCCAAATCCAGTGGTGGAGATATACTCCAACTGGCAGACTGACCGTTATTCGACCCAGAAAATGCTGCACTAGGAGTCAACGCACGGGCATCTTGCGGGACTAGGTGCGCTAAATACGCTTCTTTGACGTAGCCAGTAGCCCCACCACCGCGTCGTGTAAAGCCCGTCCCAGTAATATTGATCACTACTAAGGCATCTAAACGCTGCATTGCCATTGCTGTTAAAGCAGCATCATTAGGCGGTTCCGCCTTGAGATGTGTAGAAATGCAACGAATACCACACAGACGTTCTGCACCATAACGAGGCAGTTCCATCGGTGGAATTTGCGTCTGACGCGGTGTGCCTACGCCAACCCGAATCACTTGACCGCGACGGTTGACATAAGCACACACAGGGAGATTGATCTCCGTGCTAATAGCCGCCAGACGCTGGGAGAACTCAGACGTTGTGATGCGATCGCCTGGGATGCGCTGGTGGTACAGTCGCTGTAGTTGCTTCAGCTGACTGGATTTTAAACCCTGAAGATTACCGAAAATAGTTTCTATAGGCGTTTCGACCAGCTAAACTGGCCCCCCGAATCCATCTATTGTCTATTTTACAACAGTGCTAGAAGCGCAAGGTCAATCTTGTGGGGTTGAGTAGGGACGCAATACGCTGTGTGATTTTATTAGCTGTTACCCGTTACTTTCAAGATTGTAATCAAAACATACAATTAGCCCAGTGAGTAATTCTTGCATAACTGCTGGTGCAAATTTTCCCAAACATCTAATAAATTGCTCAGTTGTGACACTACGAACTTGTATGACATTACCTGCTGAATCTGAATCTAAGCCATTTTCGTCATTATAGGAATCATAAAAGGACGATTTTAGAATTTAGGCTGCCATGTAGCTACAGGAACAATAATCCGCGTTTCTCTGGTTTTCACAGGCTATGTTATTTATTATTCTACGTAAATAGAAGCTTCCTCGAACGTTTCACCGCCGCTTGCAACTCTTGTGATAACCAACTATCAAACTGTGGATATACAGGCAAACGTGGGACTAACTGCCAACCCGCAGGCTGTAAAATTTCCCTTAACTCCTGTTCTTGAAGATGGGGATAATCGGGATTGACTTCATCTATCGGCCCAATTCCCCCTAAATCTCTTGCACCAGCTTCTATACAAGCTAGTAACCATTGCTCATCTTTAACTAAATTAGGCGGAATTTGAATGGTAATATCGGCGGGTAAAATCTGCCTTGCTTGGGTAATGGTTTCTGGTAATTGATGGGGATTAAAAACTGGTGCATCAAAGGTTTGTTGATGTCCTGGGCTGTGGGGTTGCAAAATTACTTCTTGAATATGATGGTAACGCTGATGCAGGTTTGCGATCGCTTGTAATGTTTCCCAACAATCATCTAAGGTTTCGCCTATTCCCAACAGTAACCCCGTTGTAAAGGGAATTTGCAACTCTCCTGCCCATTCTAATTGTTGTAGCCTGAGTTCTGGTAACTTACTTGGTGCATGACGATGGACTGTTTCTAATAGTTTTGGTGTTAACTGTTCCAGCATCAAACCCATAGAAACATTGACGGTTTTGAGTTGCTGCATCTCTGCAAAACTTAAAGGCCCTGCGTTGGTATGGGGGAGAAATCCCAGGTTTAAGGCTAACTTACATAAATCATAAATTCTTTGGAACCATGCCTGACGTTGTGGTGAGTGGGGGTGTACTTCGCCACTGAGGATGAGAATTTCGCAGACTTTTTGCTTTTGCAATCGCCTGAAGATTTCCTCTGCTACTGATAAGGTCATCCAGGGACTTTCGCCTGGGTTGGTACGAAAGTTGCAGTAGGTGCAACGATTGAAACAGTCGTAGGTGGGAACGATTGTATATGCAGGGCTGTAGGTAGTGTAATCACGGAGCGGCTGATTGAGACACATCGTACCTGCACTATTGGTATCTGACATAAGAATGATTTCTGCTTAATATAAATTAATTTGAGTGTGAGTAACACAAATTTATTTTTGTTAGAACTTAAAACCATTGTAATTACAGGGTTAAAGTTTACTTGACGACTATACAGAAAATTTTTTCTCAAAATACTTTACAAACCGCAATAACTAGTATTAAGATGTGTAACAGGTGAAAGCACCTAAAACATTCATACAAACAACGTAATCATAAAGACATGACAGCAACCTTACAACAGCGCCAAAGCGCCAACGTATGGGAGCAGTTCTGCAACTGGATCACCAGCACCAACAACCGCTTATACATCGGTTGGTTCGGAGTATTGATGATCCCCACCTTGCTAGCTGCAACCACCTGCTTCATCATCGCCTTCATCGCTGCACCTCCTGTTGACATCGATGGCATCCGCGAACCAGTAGCTGGTTCCTTGCTCTACGGAAACAACATCATCTCAGGTGCAGTTGTTCCTTCCTCCAACGCAATCGGTTTACACTTCTACCCAATATGGGAAGCAGCATCCTTAGATGAGTGGTTGTACAACGGTGGTCCTTACCAATTGGTAGTATTCCACTTCCTCATCGGCGTATTCTGCTACCTCGGTCGTGAGTGGGAATTGTCCTACCGCTTGGGTATGCGTCCTTGGATCTGCCTAGCATTCTCTGCACCAGTAGCAGCAGCAACAGCAGTATTCTTGATCTACCCCATCGGACAAGGTTCCTTCTCTGACGGAATGCCCTTGGGTATCTCCGGAACATTCAACTTCATGATCGTGTTCCAAGCAGAACACAACATCCTGATGCACCCCTTCCACATGTTAGGAGTGGCTGGTGTATTCGGCGGTTCTTTGTTCTCCGCAATGCACGGTTCTCTAGTAACTTCTTCCTTAGTTCGTGAAACAACCGAGAACGAATCACAAAACTACGGTTACAAATTCGGACAAGAAGAAGAAACCTACAACATCGTAGCGGCACACGGTTACTTCGGACGCTTAATCTTCCAATACGCATCCTTCAACAACAGCCGTTCCTTGCACTTCTTCTTAGCTGCATGGCCTGTAATCGGTATTTGGTTTACCGCGTTGGGCGTAAGCACAATGGCGTTCAACCTCAACGGTTTCAACTTCAACCAGTCCATCATCGACTCACAAGGTCGTGTGATCAACACCTGGGCTGACATCATCAACCGCGCTAACTTGGGTATGGAAGTCATGCACGAGCGTAACGCTCACAACTTCCCCTTAGACTTAGCTGCTGGTGAAGTTGCTCCTGTTGCACAAAGCGCTCCTGCTATCCACGGTTAATCACCACAGAAAAAGCAATAGTTTAGCTTTAAGTCAAAAGCGCTCTCCATTTGGAGGGCGCTTTTGGTTTTGAAGTTGAATTGTATGCCAACTCCAAATAAGAAAATTTGTACTGTTCTAAACTCTGCAATGAGGCATTTGCAAAAGTCAAGCTATCCGTGGCTTCTCGTAAAGAAATCTTTCACAGAAAAAACCATCAGGTTTAGCCTAACTGCCTGATGTGCCGGAACGAACATTGGACTTTTTACTACCTGTCACCTTTCGCCTAGCCGATTTAGCTGATTTTTGTGGCAATGGTTTAGCACTAGAGCGAGCCAAAATCTTACTACCTTTGGGTTTATGCTTGCGTTCATCTAAAATTGCTTCGGGCTTGATGTGGGAATTAGCTCCAAAAGCAGTAACCACTTCAAAAGGCAAGCGCTGTTCAATCAGTTTTTCGATATCTGCTAACAGATGGTATTCATCGGCACATACCAGCGATACAGCTTTGCCTGACGCACCAGCGCGACCAGTGCGACCAATACGATGAACATAATCCTCTGGAACATTGGGTAGATCGTAATTGACCACATGAGGCAGTTCGCTGATGTCTATACCTCGCGCTGCAACGTCGGTTGCCACCAATACCTGTAAACTGTCGTTCTTGAATTTCTCTAGAGCGTGGGTACGCGCCGACTGACTCTTATTACCGTGGATAGCTAGTGCTTGAATACGCTCTTGGGTCAATTGCTTAACCAGACGGTCAGCACCATACTTTGTTCGAGTGAATACTAGCACTTGATACCAATTATTTTGTCGAATCAGATTAACAAGTAATTGGCACTTCCTGTCACGCTCTACTTTGTAGACTTTCTGTGTCACAGTGTCGGCAGTAACGTTGCGGCGTGCTACCTCGATGATTGTCGGGTGATTAAGCAGTCCGGTAGCTAGTGCCTTGATTTTGTCCGAGAAAGTAGCGAAAAATAGCAGATTTTGTCTCTGTTTGGGTAGTAGTGAGAGAATGCGACGGATATCACGAATAAAACCCATGTCCAACATCCGGTCTGCTTCATCCAGCACCAAAAACTCAATCTGTGAGAGGTTTACCGTTCCCTGCTGCACATGATCTAACAGTCGTCCTGGAGTCGCGACCAGAATATCCACTCGACCTTTCAAAAGCCGTTTTTGCGGATTAATGCTGACTCCACCGAACATCGCCATTGTGTTCAGTTTCAAATACTTGCCGTACTCACGCACACTTAACTCCACTTGTGCAGCTAATTCACGAGTCGGTGTGAGAATCAGCGCCCGGATGGGTGAGTATTCATTAGATGTGCTTTTAATGCTCTTGTCAGACGATAACTTTTGCAGAAGTGGTAGGGTGAAGCTGGCAGTTTTTCCAGTCCCAGTTTGCGCCCCAGCTAACAAATCACGCCCTGACAAGACGGAAGGAATCGCTTGCATCTGGATGGGAGTGGGTTTGGTATACCCTAGCTCTGTGACGGCGCGGATAATTTCATTGGACAAGCCGAGATGAGAAAAAGACATAGAACTCCGTAAATAACATCGGCCTGTCGCTATTGGCGGCATCAGTCTTAGGCGGACGAACAACAGTTTCAAAAAATGGGCGGTGGCGCAAAGACTGAGAGCGAATGCCGCAGTTCTGCATTCTAACAGAATGCAGTCTATATTGTAACGTCAGTTCGCTTGTTTGAATTGTCGTCAAGCAAACAAGCGAACTGAGGATTCAGTGCAGAACGAGTATTAATCTTTTCATCTACCATAATTTCATCAAAGCATTTGCCTTTTAATCAATAACCTGCCTTCTAATGGACTTAATCTGTCCTCGCTTAGTTTTATTGTCAAGTCGTTTTTTTTGAGAACTGCGAGTTGGTTTGGTAGGTTTACGTATTTCGGGCAGTTCGACTGCGCTTAGGATGAGTTGCTTGAGCCGTTGCAAAGCTTCTTCCCGGTTTTGATCTTGGCTACGATGTTCTTGAGCTTTGATGACAACAACTCCCTCTTGGGTAATTCGTCGGTCGTTTAGCTTCTTAAGTTGCTGTTTATAAAAAGTGGGTAGTGATGAAGCTTCAATGTCAAAGCGTAAGTGAATAGCTGTAGCAACTTTGTTAACGTTTTGACCTCCTGCCCCCTGAGAACGAATCGCGCTAATTTCGAGTTCGCTATCAGGAATGATGATTTTATTCTTAATTTGCAGCATATCTTATACATAGCTTACTGGATGTTGTGAAATGAAGAAATCTATCGAGGAGAAGCAAAGTAAGCTAGTTCAAGAAAAATTTGCTTGAGTTAGGGTCTTGTTTGAGGGATTGAAGGAAATCTCTCAAAGTCATGAGTTTGCCATTTAAGGTAAACTTAGGAGTGCCATTTTGAGAAACAATTCGCACTTCACTGTCTTGGATCTGAATCTTATTCTTAATGCTCTCCCATAGAGTATTGAAGCTTTCATCATCTCGGCAACCATTAACTTCCAGGAAATTTTGACGCACTTCGCTTTTAAGAGAGCGTGCCTCTGCTTCTTGTAGGCGTGTTTCAAAATGCTTAACTACATCTTCATAACTACTCTCTCTCAAGATTTTGTTTTCAACCTGAACTTGCTGTAACTCAATTTTTATGGCTTCCAGTTGTGAGATTAAAGCGGCCGATCTCTGGTATTCAAGTTTTAAAGCTTCCTTGGCAGCAGCTAATAAGGCTGGATAATCTAGCTGCTTTTCAGTTTGATTTTTTTCAGATTCCACTGTTGATAACTTCTACTAAAAGAAAGGGTTTTATATTAAATCTGTCCTTTATCAAGGATATCTTAAAAAATGGCAAAATAAATACTGATACAGCATGTGGATGCAGTAATACCGTTGGCGAATTTCCCAAACAGCTAAACTGAACCAATTAGTTAAGAAACTCAACGATTGATAGCCTCTTTTATTCTCTATTACCAAATATTAACTACGCCTAATGCAAAATTTTAGTCTTGTTGCACTATTAGGTATACTTACATATTTTCAATAATCAAGCCTGTTTTCTATTTCTGCTTAAAGTATTTTTATAATTAGCTCAAGAAAAATACTTAGTATTAAATCATTTTAAATGAAAGCCGAAATCCAGTATTTGCTCATACTAAATAGATAGTTATCCTTAAATAAAAATTTAAGTAAAAAATAACTGCTATGATATAAATACACAAGGGCAATAACGATGCACATCATCAGAAATTCATTTGATATTTTCTAGCAGTTATTTAGCTATCTCTACCAAGGTAAATAAATCTTAGATCAGTTGATTTTAGAGGAATCAGCCATAATAATTTTCTCATTTAAATTGTACTTTGATATGATTGTGCTAGTTAATTTAC harbors:
- the cofG gene encoding 7,8-didemethyl-8-hydroxy-5-deazariboflavin synthase subunit CofG; its protein translation is MSDTNSAGTMCLNQPLRDYTTYSPAYTIVPTYDCFNRCTYCNFRTNPGESPWMTLSVAEEIFRRLQKQKVCEILILSGEVHPHSPQRQAWFQRIYDLCKLALNLGFLPHTNAGPLSFAEMQQLKTVNVSMGLMLEQLTPKLLETVHRHAPSKLPELRLQQLEWAGELQIPFTTGLLLGIGETLDDCWETLQAIANLHQRYHHIQEVILQPHSPGHQQTFDAPVFNPHQLPETITQARQILPADITIQIPPNLVKDEQWLLACIEAGARDLGGIGPIDEVNPDYPHLQEQELREILQPAGWQLVPRLPVYPQFDSWLSQELQAAVKRSRKLLFT
- the psbA gene encoding photosystem II q(b) protein, translating into MTATLQQRQSANVWEQFCNWITSTNNRLYIGWFGVLMIPTLLAATTCFIIAFIAAPPVDIDGIREPVAGSLLYGNNIISGAVVPSSNAIGLHFYPIWEAASLDEWLYNGGPYQLVVFHFLIGVFCYLGREWELSYRLGMRPWICLAFSAPVAAATAVFLIYPIGQGSFSDGMPLGISGTFNFMIVFQAEHNILMHPFHMLGVAGVFGGSLFSAMHGSLVTSSLVRETTENESQNYGYKFGQEEETYNIVAAHGYFGRLIFQYASFNNSRSLHFFLAAWPVIGIWFTALGVSTMAFNLNGFNFNQSIIDSQGRVINTWADIINRANLGMEVMHERNAHNFPLDLAAGEVAPVAQSAPAIHG
- the arfB gene encoding alternative ribosome rescue aminoacyl-tRNA hydrolase ArfB, with protein sequence MLQIKNKIIIPDSELEISAIRSQGAGGQNVNKVATAIHLRFDIEASSLPTFYKQQLKKLNDRRITQEGVVVIKAQEHRSQDQNREEALQRLKQLILSAVELPEIRKPTKPTRSSQKKRLDNKTKRGQIKSIRRQVID
- a CDS encoding DEAD/DEAH box helicase, coding for MSFSHLGLSNEIIRAVTELGYTKPTPIQMQAIPSVLSGRDLLAGAQTGTGKTASFTLPLLQKLSSDKSIKSTSNEYSPIRALILTPTRELAAQVELSVREYGKYLKLNTMAMFGGVSINPQKRLLKGRVDILVATPGRLLDHVQQGTVNLSQIEFLVLDEADRMLDMGFIRDIRRILSLLPKQRQNLLFFATFSDKIKALATGLLNHPTIIEVARRNVTADTVTQKVYKVERDRKCQLLVNLIRQNNWYQVLVFTRTKYGADRLVKQLTQERIQALAIHGNKSQSARTHALEKFKNDSLQVLVATDVAARGIDISELPHVVNYDLPNVPEDYVHRIGRTGRAGASGKAVSLVCADEYHLLADIEKLIEQRLPFEVVTAFGANSHIKPEAILDERKHKPKGSKILARSSAKPLPQKSAKSARRKVTGSKKSNVRSGTSGS
- the hflX gene encoding GTPase HflX → METIFGNLQGLKSSQLKQLQRLYHQRIPGDRITTSEFSQRLAAISTEINLPVCAYVNRRGQVIRVGVGTPRQTQIPPMELPRYGAERLCGIRCISTHLKAEPPNDAALTAMAMQRLDALVVINITGTGFTRRGGGATGYVKEAYLAHLVPQDARALTPSAAFSGSNNGQSASWSISPPLDLDDLAQQDFLDLVEGLEEEFRREFVAQEVDADHDRVLIVGVMTDNMSLQQFHDTVAELARLVDTAGGDVLQTIQQKRSRIHPQTVIGEGKVQEVALTAQTLGCNLVVFDRDLSPSQVRNLEAQIGIRVVDRTEVILDIFAQRAQSRAGKLQVELAQLEYMLPRLTGRGQAMSRLGGGIGTRGPGETKLETERRAIQRRISRLQQEVDQLQAHRSRLRQRRQHREVPSVALVGYTNAGKSTLLNALTNAEVYTADQLFATLDPTTRRLVIPHAETGQPQEILITDTVGFIHELPASLMDAFRATLEEVTEADALLHLVDLSHPAWLSHIRAVREILAQMPVTPGPALVAFNKIDQVDSATLALAQEEFPLAVFISASQRLGLETLRHRLGQLIEYAVDLR